A single Pseudomonas sp. MM223 DNA region contains:
- the virS_2 gene encoding HTH-type transcriptional regulator VirS (*Name virS_2) — MDSIRGSALLHYDQLLAEHGAVQRDFLAPLHIAPVVVGNYGKRLPYLSLVQLFEGSAHALSLPRFGLELALRQGSSLVGPLRHLANSAPTVGHALVAVIRYMRHYSPAIHFRLEHRAGQAMLYFDNGLPGSDQTPQIVEKSVMGARLLIGELRGTPLRPRVVTLRHAALGDASGYTRYFGCPVLFGQAHNCLVLGAEVLQEACVHQDPDLHAIVRHFLENQAVPCDSLLASVERKIQMLLPAQRCTLEQVALALNMNSRTLQRHLAGDGIEFEAYLDSIRRRQAQQMLRKTTLSVGQIANELGYRRTTSFCRAHLRWFDITPLEHRRRYGDPVIAAL; from the coding sequence ATGGACAGCATTCGCGGTAGCGCTTTATTGCACTATGACCAGTTACTGGCCGAGCACGGTGCTGTGCAGCGGGACTTTCTGGCCCCGCTGCACATTGCTCCGGTTGTAGTCGGCAACTACGGCAAGCGCCTGCCCTACCTGAGCCTGGTGCAATTGTTCGAAGGCAGCGCACATGCCCTGAGCCTGCCACGCTTTGGCCTTGAGCTGGCGTTGCGCCAGGGCTCGAGCCTGGTCGGCCCTTTACGCCACCTGGCCAATTCCGCGCCCACTGTCGGCCACGCCCTGGTGGCCGTGATCCGTTACATGCGTCATTACAGCCCAGCCATCCACTTTCGCCTGGAGCATCGCGCAGGCCAGGCGATGCTGTATTTCGACAACGGCCTGCCGGGGTCCGACCAGACGCCGCAGATTGTCGAGAAATCAGTAATGGGCGCGCGGCTGCTGATCGGCGAGCTACGCGGCACGCCACTGCGGCCACGGGTGGTGACCTTGCGTCATGCCGCACTGGGTGATGCCTCGGGCTACACCCGCTACTTCGGCTGCCCGGTACTCTTTGGCCAGGCCCACAACTGCCTGGTGCTGGGCGCTGAGGTACTGCAGGAAGCCTGTGTCCATCAGGACCCTGACCTGCACGCCATAGTCCGCCACTTTCTGGAAAACCAGGCCGTCCCCTGCGACAGCCTGCTGGCCTCGGTAGAACGCAAGATCCAGATGCTGCTGCCCGCCCAGCGTTGCACCCTGGAGCAAGTGGCGCTGGCCTTGAACATGAATTCACGCACCTTGCAACGGCACCTAGCCGGCGACGGTATCGAATTCGAGGCCTACCTGGATAGCATCCGTCGGCGCCAGGCACAACAAATGCTGCGCAAGACCACCCTGTCCGTCGGGCAAATCGCCAATGAACTGGGCTATCGCCGTACCACCTCGTTCTGCCGGGCCCATTTGCGCTGGTTCGACATCACGCCGCTGGAGCACCGACGCCGGTACGGCGACCCGGTAATTGCCGCACTGTGA